tatctttgggacattcagtagttattttcttcatttcttgattgtagatttgtttgttttgtcttggtttttcgttttatttggttatgtctgagcaggtgcgctgtgtgttctttgttgtttgctcatctgttgtCACAATATTTTCCATCCTCTTGTACAATGGGTGGGGCCAATCACTCagttatggtgcagcagggcaggtccagctaaaggggaggggctgggatgggttgtttgtggcacgcactagggctgacagggtgggccaggaatcagtgttgGGCAGGTTCTGGGAGGCAATGCCTGTGCTGCttagaggtgtgatgttcagcacaaggtgcaggtaggcaggaaagaggagggaggttgtgatgtgtggaactAGTATGGGTATGTGAAAGAGGAGATAGAAACAGAggccaaaaacaaaggaaaacaaacaaacaagaaaaccccAAAAAAGAGTGTAAAGGGAgattgccattggagtggagagatgagaaccaAAGACATGGAGAgaaggataaagaaaaagaaaagggaaaaagaacaaaaaaaaaactaggtaaaaatttggaaaagaaaagcccccaggagtcccaccAGAGCAGCTGCAAAGACCAGGAAAGTCTCCCAGGTTGCAGTATAGCCTGgttagagggggtatagatgtcacacagcaccaggtattcaggaggcagaaaaagaaggtaaatatagacagatgagaactgaaaaaatgaagaaagacagaaagggaaaaagatagaaggaaaaaagaaaaaaaagcaagcaaacaaaaaatgccCCCAGAGATTCTGCCTATGCAGCTGCACAGATTGGGCAACCGGCTCCtaggctgtgcagtgcagcccctctagaaggggctcccaagtgcaaaaagagaaagaaaacaaacaaaacagaacaaagcaaaacaaaacaagcaaaaaaaaaaaaaagaaagaaagaaaaccccagggatcccaccagtgtggtgttgtGGACTGGGGGAGTGGATCCCCAGTTGAgcagggcttcacagcctttcaagaagaagctaATATGGCATAAGGatccaggtgttcaagagaaaggaaggagaggtggttggaggcatggaagaaaccaaaggagatggAAAGAAGCAGTACCAGTTCAGGGCCCCAGCCAGTCTGGATGGGGTGAATCCAAggggccagagggggaagcagttgcctcctggccaagagactgtggctgttgggaagcagaggaggctgaatggggaggggaagaagggggGGATTTAGGACAGCATGTATTgcttgttactgggtgctctgtctcctgctagtaactttgtgaagctgctttcctgtactccctgtccgccaatctgtgatgtgggtggggtgaatccaagtggcactgaTGCCGCACTTCCCTGCTGGCTGAGCCAACACAGCCagacaggaagctcagaggtagagcagtggggagaggatggaggatgggaaagcatgtatcactggttacccagtgttgtctcctgctgggagctccatgaagctgctttcccatgctccctgtcagctgatctccaacaggagtcctgGTTGGCAAatccgtgctgtgttagctgataaggaacctcGGCACATATGCCTCCTCACTCTCAGTcctctatcagtttcttattttattcagtgtttggctgagttctttatctctttatttgacacttcaggttccaggactgtctcagttttgctttgtttttagggTCTTTTccgtggagggatggcatggtacttctgtctatggtgccatgttggctggaagtctctATGACTCATTTGGGTTAAAAATGAAACACtagaaacagaaagaaacttGAGCTGGAGTAGTTAAGAGTGATTGCCTGAAGGAGATGAAACTTGAATACGGTCTACAGTGAGGAGACTTCCATGTGGTTAGCTGGAACTTCTTCAGAGATTTCAATTCCCTCTGAAGAAATAAAGGTGGGGTGGAGCAGAACCAACTGTCATTTTTCTGGTACGTGTCTGTTCAGAAGACAATTTGCCCCAAAAAGGAGTATTCACCTAAACAACTAGTATAAAACCAAATATTTTAGCAAATTGACAAATTTCTCAGGAATGCAGAGGTACATTTATTAATTGATGGAGAGTTGTCAGGGACAGTTAATCATGGAGACTAAACAGCAGTCATCAGTATGTCAATATATGACTGTCATTAGCTATAAAAGGGGCTCATCTTTCTTGAACAATTTCTATCATCCCTCTGCCACAAGTTTTTGTTCAGAGTGAATCTTCTGGGTATAATAGGTAAATGAAAGAAAGTAGGAACCTGGGAAGAGTATTGATCTCGtactggtccctgggtggtgcaagtggtttgtatttgactactaacctaaaggttggtggttcaaacccacccactgccaccacagaagaaagggcaggtgatctgcttccataaagttcagtgccaagaaaaccctatggaatagttctactctgtaactcatgggattgccacaagtcagaatcaactcggcggtaATGTGTTTACTAATTTGGGAGCCTGTGGACATAGGTTCTAATACTAGTTCTAATGTTAAATAAATTTTTGGTCTTTGTCaagtaacttaacatattcaggTATTTACTGTAAGGAATTGGTTCCCATGATTATGGCAGATGTCAAGTCCGACATTCATAGGGCAGGCCTGATGGCTAGAAACTCAGGCAGGATTTGATGTTATGACCTTGAAGCAGAAATTCTTCCCTGGGAAACCTCAATTTCTGCTCTGAGGGCTTCGAACTGATTGGATAGGACCCCACTCACATTATCAATGATAATTGCCTTTATTCGAAGTCAACTTATTGCAGATTTTAACCTCAGCTATAAAATATCTACACAGCAAACAACAAGATTAGTGTTTCATTAAACAATTGGGTACTatatctgctccaaaagacctctttaaagtgttaaaaaggaaagatgtcaccttgaagactaaggcgtgcctgacccaagccatggtgttttcgatcacctcatatgcatgtgcaatttggacaatgaataaggaaggctgaagaaaaattgatgcctttgaattatggtgttgatgaagagttttgaatataccatggactgccaaaaccaaactaaacaaaacaaatctgtcttggaagaaatacaaccagaatattccttgaaAGCCAGAATGGAGAGACTCACAtagtctcacatagtttggacatgtcaggagggaccagtctctggagaaggacatcatgctttgtaaagttgagtgtcagtgaaacagaggaagactctcaacaagatgcactgacacagtggctgtaacaatgggatcaaacatagcaaggattgtgatgatggcacaggacagggcagtgttttgttctgttgtacataaggttgtcatAGCACATAACAACATATCCTagatgttttggagccctggtggcacagtggttacaagcttggctgctaaccaaatggtcccCAGTCCAAATTCACTaatttctccttggaaacctcatggggcagttctaatctgtcctatagagtcgctatgagtcggaatggatttgTTGACAACGATTTATATTCTAGATGCTTTAAGGTATTTTAGCCTTATGTTATACATAAGACACAAGAAATTGACCATCACAGGTGTTAAATGCAGAGTCAACTTGGTGGTAGAGAGAAGCTCCACATGGCAGCCACCAACTTTTATGTGTGATCACAATGTTAGAGTCCATAAGCATGTTAGGCTGAATATAATGCCGTAGGGtagatgttgttattaggtgctgtcgagttggttctgactcatagcaatcctatgtaaaacagacagaaacactgcttggtcctgcaccactcttactatgcttgaccccattgttacaATCACACTGGAGGTAGGCTTTCATGATTTTGACCTTTATCCTTCTAGTTAATATAATTCTCataatttatatttctttctaTTCTCCTCTTTTAGGTAGTTCTGCTCGCAAAGCAAATGGATGGAACAAATCACTCTGTGGTGTCAGAGTTTGTGTTCCTGGGACTGTCCAATTCCTGGGAGAAAAAACTTGTCCTCTTTGTGTTCTTCTCCATGTTTTATGTGGCAAGCCTGATGGGAAACTCCCTCCTTATGCTCACTGTGAATTCTGACCCTCACTTACACTCCCCCATGTACTTCCTGTTGGCCAATCTCTCCTTCATTGACCTGGGTGTCTCTTCTGTCGCTTCCCCCAAGATGATTTATGACCTTTTCAGAAAGCGCAAAGTCATCTCCTTTAGTGGCTGCATTGCTCAGATCTTCTTTATCCACGTCATTGGTGGTGCGGAGATGGTGCTGCTCATAGCCATGGCCTTTGACAGATATGTGGCCATTTGTAAGCCTCTCCACTACCTGACCATCATGAGCCCACAAATATGCATCTCCTTTTTATTGTCAGCCTGGACGATTGGCCTTATTCACTCTGTGGTTCAATTGGCTTTTGTAGTAAATTtacccttctgtggccccaatgtgtTGGACAGCTTTTACTGTGACCTTCCTCGCTTCATCAAACTGGACTGCACAGACATCTACTGGCTGGAATTCATGGTCATGGCCAACAGTGGATTCATCTCTGTGGGTTCCTTCTTCATACTGATCATTTCCTATATCGTCATCATTGTCACTGTTCAGAAACACTCTTCAGCTGGTTTATCCAAGGCTCTGTCCTCACTTTTAGCTCATATTACTGTGGTAGTTTTGTTCTTTGGtcctttcatattcttctatgcATGGCCGTCTTCATCCACACACGTGGATAAATTTCTGGCCATCTTTGATGCAGTTCTCACCCCTTTCCTAAATCCAATCCTCTACACATTAAGGAATCAAGAAATGAAGGTAGCAATGTGGAGAGCATGCAGACAGCTAGTGAGTTACAGGAAGATCTCTTAAGTTATGGACTGTATTGTGAAGACTCCTGATTGACTACTGAAGCTCTATTGTTGTTGGTCAAACTTGCAGAGAAGCTCCTCTTTGCCCTACATTTTGTTGATTATCTTGACAATGTTGTCAAGccttttgcttctttcacttaggaatGAGTGACATTCACTTCCAAAATTTGAGAAGCAGTTCTGTGTAAAATATTTATGAACCAAAGATGATAATAATTCTGTGCTTTAATTCCTAAGGAATAATAGTTGTAAGAAGTAATTAATAGGAATACAAAAGAAGGCAGGCTTCTTTAAGGCCTTCAGAACAGGGCGacatctccctctctcttttcttaAATAGCCATCTGTGTCACAAGCAGAAATTCCTGGTAACACTAAATGGAGAATTTGCTAATAGAGTATTGAACTGAATCCTTTAACTGTAATCTCCTGCTTGTCCTACCCCACCCCACTTTGGGTCTCTTCCAGGGCTGTGCAAGGAGAGCAGAACCCTTAAGAGCTCAGACATAGGAGTCCAATGAGTACATACCTTGATACAAACCGTGTGAGGTGTTCTTGGAATACAAAGGAAAACTAGGAACACTCCATGGTCTTTTCCTCTAATCACCAGTATGCTACTTAAACCCAttacattttcctttttcctgctctttcctcctcttccttcttccttacccttccttccttccttccttcataaTAAGGAAATAGTTAGTAGACTTTTCTATTTCCCTCTGCTATTTCAGATttcatttcctttccttcttcccatttcttttctcctttcattcttccctccttccccttcATCCCCTCTAAACTCCCTGTATTCCTACCCTTTTTATAGTTATTAACACTGGCAATCAGCAGGCTTCTTCTAATGGACTTGTGTGTGTTGGTCACAAGGCCTCAGTTGTGGAATGCAAGTGAGGGGGAGTGGCTAAGTAGTAAGGGGAGAGTCACGTAAAGCAGTGGCTTACACACTTTGTGACAGTGACCCACAGTAAGGCATATAGTGTATTATCTCCCTCCCCACAAACTTACAAAACCTGAACAAAGTTTCACATAAAAATACTGGTCTTTATAAAactttaccttcttttttttgctttccttttctctttccttcactTCTTAATAACTCTGGTCACCACTCTTGCAACTGAAGGCACTGTTGGGCAAGTACGTAAATtatatattgtttctttttgctttacggTGGGTAAAAAGACAAGCAAGTTAGAAAACAGTTTCTAACTTAGAGAAAATGAATTTGTCGGGCTAAATGACTGAGGGGCTCAGTAGGTAAAAGCAAATGTTGAACTCCATGAAAAATTCCCTGCGTTACATACCGATGATGGAATATTCTGTTTCTCAACTCAAAGCAGCCCTTCTGCATTTGCTATGGTCTACTCAATCTCTCTGGTCTCCTtctccattttattatttttctgaattaagAGTCTGATCTTGAGAAAGCAAATCAAGAGAGTTATCAGCAGTGATTGGCCACTTGTATGATGTGGTAGTGTAAGTATTATAGCTGTCTGAGGGCAGGAATTGTGGTAGCATAGCTACCTATTAACTGAGTGACAATATAATAACATAATAAACATAGCAGAAGAAATTTTATCTCTTTCATAGGTAATTaactattttatttaaataataaagtaCATAAAGTCAGATAAAGCTCAAAATATTATTTTGTGAGCTACAGAATCTCTGCTAACTAGGAAGATTACACAGAAGGTAAAGAATAACATTTACTGCCTCTAATTAAGAGCAGGATAAAAACACTAAGATATATGTGTTATGCTATTGTAACAGAGGGAAACCAAGTCTTGATTTAATATGATTTTTGGCACCAAAGCATTCCTAAGATTTTAGTAAAATAAACCCATTAAATTTTGCCAAAATTTTAACACATTTCATTAGTTCTTTTCAAATTCATTATTCGAAGTTtctataaaccaaaccagtttttgttgattctgattcatggtgatcccatatatATTAGAGTAGAACAGTACTCTATAGGATTTTGAATgattaattttttggaagtagaatacCAGGTCTTTATttcaagatgcctctgagtgaattcaaactgccatcctttcattTAGCCTCCAAGTacattaactgcttgcaccacccagggacactaaACCAAAGCGAATAGAATTTTCTTCCTGAAAATCTTCTATAGCTTTCTATATCCAtccatttttctctttcagtaTCCACTCCCACATTCTGCAGTAACCAGGCTTTTTATCTTAAGATAAgtctattcttttttctttgataGAAAAACCAGATCCTATTACTTTGCATACTTAGTCATATTTTTTGGCTACTACTGGGTACTGGGTGTTAATGCTAGTTtacagacaatgttcctctgctttcataaggttttcactggctaatgcttttcagaagtagactttcgggtccttcttcctagtctgtcttagtctggaagctcaactgaaacctgtcctccatgtgtgaccctgctggtatctgaataccagtggcatagcttccagcatcacagcaacacacaagccctcacagtacgacaaactagcagtggaacattgtctgatatagtgctggaagatgagccccccaggttggaaggcactcaaaagatgactggagaagagcagcctcctcaaagtagagccgaccttaacgacgtggatgg
The window above is part of the Loxodonta africana isolate mLoxAfr1 chromosome 10, mLoxAfr1.hap2, whole genome shotgun sequence genome. Proteins encoded here:
- the LOC100668607 gene encoding olfactory receptor 4F3/4F16/4F29-like; translation: MDGTNHSVVSEFVFLGLSNSWEKKLVLFVFFSMFYVASLMGNSLLMLTVNSDPHLHSPMYFLLANLSFIDLGVSSVASPKMIYDLFRKRKVISFSGCIAQIFFIHVIGGAEMVLLIAMAFDRYVAICKPLHYLTIMSPQICISFLLSAWTIGLIHSVVQLAFVVNLPFCGPNVLDSFYCDLPRFIKLDCTDIYWLEFMVMANSGFISVGSFFILIISYIVIIVTVQKHSSAGLSKALSSLLAHITVVVLFFGPFIFFYAWPSSSTHVDKFLAIFDAVLTPFLNPILYTLRNQEMKVAMWRACRQLVSYRKIS